The genomic window AGTCGCATTCACCATATGCATACAGGCTTCCGATTTCAGGAGAAAGAGGGCCTCAGTATCCCTGAAGCCTGAGTTAGAGGAGGTGATGATCTGCCATATAGAGAGTGGCTCCTATGCAACTGCAGCAAGCTCTCCAAAATTCTGAGCCTTCTCTCAAGCCCAATTATGGCACTCTTATATAGGGGAATCATTTATGCCACCTATAAGTGGCATAGCCTGTGTTATATGGCATCCTTAGATATGACCTTAACCACTATGACTAtaaggtctagttaggtgagtaTGTAACATGTAGAAGGCAAACAGATAAAGTAACCACTGTAAATGACccaattaaaattcaaaaacaacatGGTTGATGAGAAAACagactttattttgaaatgacCTTTAAGGGCTTCAAAGAATTATTATTACAGTTGGTTGTGGTGAAGCCCAATTGTCTACAGAAGCGTGACTCCTGTGAGGGAACATGTGGTAGTCCAAGCTAGCTGTCAGGACTTCTAGATAACTTGACAACATATAGAAAAGGCCAGCTGTTAGAGGACCACACTGTGTGCACCTGCCCCCAAGCCTAACACCTGGTGACTGGTGGACAGCAAAGAAAAGTAAAGTTAAAATGTGCATTAAGGGCCAATCACTAGGAAATCTGTGATCATCATCCACAGAAGTATTTACTATGATGTGAACAGGTTAAGGCAAGTGATGGCAAGAGCTGAGGAGCCAGGAAAGCACAGTGTATATAGCAGGCATGGCTTTTCTGTGCAGTGTGTAGGATGTTTATTAGGGTCACCTTAGATAACCCTATAGGCTACCTTGTTGGATTTGTTTGGCTCctaaagacaacaaaaaaacaaataactctGTGGTCCCGTAACCTGGCGAAGGGAACAGATGAATGTCAGGATAGGTAGAGAGGAATATCTGCCTCATTAGATGAGGCTGGCAGGAGGATAGTGCTTTCCTACCCCTACATGCCCATCCTCACAGAGTTGTAAACTGTTTCCCAAATGGTAACTGTGCCTTTAGGGAGAGGAGAACCTGCCACAGAACAGGAGGCTATTGGTTTTGTTGTGCctgatgaagaaaaggaaggggtggTCTGCACAGAACGTTGgaacaacatcatcatcatcacagtcGCAGTAAAATACATCTTTTCCAGCTGAAGATGCTGCAGCCTCGGTGCCGCCTTCATTGACCTCCACAACAGTCTTGTGAACAAACTTGGACAAACATAGGTCTCTCTCTGGAGACATTCCTGATAAATCAGCCTTGCCGCCTTGGAAGACATCCACCATTCCCAAGTGCTGAAACACAGACTTCATGTCATAATCCTCTTGCAGTTTAAATTTtggaaggaaaacctcaaccatAGTGCTCTTCATAAAGTCAGGTTTGGTCCATGTCGTTAACGTCTCAAAAGTGAGATTGTTTTCCACCTGATAAAGCAGAATTAGAGACTGTCAGTTTCATGCTTGAGGTCTTACCAAGAGGCTCATAGTCACTTCCTGCTCAGAGAACATCATCCTACAGGGGGTCCCACTTATTTACATAGAGAGGCATTGTAAGGGTCCCACTGACCTGCTAGTTTGTGTGTGACTTCCCTGATGGGCATGGTGGCCAAGGAGCCCAGGAGTAGGAACACTTAGTTGTCATCTCCTAAATCTCTTCTAAAACATCATTTATTCTGATAGGTGTCCATGTCCAGGTGATAATGGTTTAAATTGTGCTtgcttaagttttgttttgttttaactagATTTAATTTTGTGCTCTTTTATgctctaaagatttgtcactcatattagtttaataaaacactgtatGCCCAGTAGCCAGTCAAGAAGTAGGAGCAGGGCAACCATACAAATATGATTCGAATATGAGGAGAGgtagagagtcagtcaccagtcagacagtaggaagcaagatgagaatgcctcactgagaaaaggtaccaagccacgtggctaaacagagacaagaattatgggttaactcAAGTtggaagaataaattaatattaagcctggttaacagaccaaacagtttaaaattaatataagcctctgtgtgtttcattggCACTCTATGACTGAAAGACTAGATAAGACAGAAGTTTTTAATCTATAGTTTTGAAAACAATAAACCATAGAAACTAAAACCATTAAAAAATGGTCAAGATAGGAATTGGTGTGAGCCATCCTGGAAGGAAATGTCTATCTAGGATTGGGTTCTTTGTGTTTTGTGGGCTGTTGGGGCATGAATATAAAATTACACCAAAAGCCTCATATCTGAACCCTTGTTTGGGAGGCTGCTAAGATTCAGGCATTAGGGGGTCTAGCTAAATGAAAATAGTGCCTGGAGGTATGTCTCTCAAGGTCATTCTCATTCCATAtacattctttctctgcttcctgtttactgAAGGTCTGAATTATCTGCCACATGCACCTGCCTTAATAGAAACCAAGGATGTGCAGGGTAACATAAAATGAGCCCTCTGAATCTGTGAGCCTACATAAATACTTCCTCTCCTAGGTTATTCATGTCAGACATTTTGTCAGTGATAAAAAACTAACACCAGAAGTGATGCCACAGTTAGGGAGCTGGATGGGAAGAGCCAGGGGAGCTATTCTGCTTACAAAGACCCCTTATGTCATGCACACtgcactaccctccattcagagtgtggctgatacactaccctccattcagagtgtggccgatgcactaccctccattcagagtgtggccgatgcactaccctccattcagagtgtggcCGATGCACgaccctccattcagagtgtggccgatgcactaccctccattcagagtgtgtctgatgcactaccctccattcagagtgtggctgatgtactaccctccattcagagtgtggctgatacactaccctccattcagagtgtggcCGATGCcctaccctccattcagagtgtggctgatgcactaccctccattcagGGTGTGGCTGATGtactaccctccattcagagtgtggTTGATacactaccctccattcagagtgtggccgatgcactaccctccattcagagtgtggctgatacactaccctccattcagagtgtggctgatgcactaccctccattcagagtgtggctgatgcactaccctccattcagagtgtggctgatgcactaccctccattcagagtgtggctgatacactaccctccattcagagtgtggctgatgcactaccctccattcagagtgtggccgatgcactaccctccattcagagtgtggctgatgcactaccctccattcagagtggctgatgcactaccctccattcagagtgtggctgatgcactaccctccattcagagtggctgatgcactaccctccattcagggtgtggctgatgcactaccctccattcagagtgtggctgatgcactaccctccattcagagtgtggctgatgcactaccctccattcagaggGTGGCTGACACACTGTGGGTATCCTGCTCCAAGGAAGACCAAGATGTGGCATTATGATGTGCCTGACTTTGTCCTGCCCAGCTGGCACccctgctcttcctctttcttggaTAAAAGGGCAATACTTTTTCTGTCTATTTTATCTTctctcaaattaaaataaattgttaacAAAAATTATGATACAGTTATATTTACAGGGAGGTAATTATGATCAAGCACTATGCTAAGCATCTTGCCCGAGTTGCCCTCCTTTCATCCTTTCGGGTACCATCTCCCTAGTGATGAAGTTATGTCATATGACAAGGtcacaccacccacaatgggagtCTTAGACACAGATTTGATCCCAAAACGCAGAGCGTACACAGAGCTGGCAGCTGGGTCTGTAAGCACTAAATACTCAAATGGCAGTTGTCAAGTTGAGAACATTGAGCTCTGCTCTAATGAGAAAGGACACCAGGGACACTGGATTCTCCCTGAAGACATTTTAGTGTGGTGACTGCTAGGGACTCTCTTGCCTCACCTGGCTGAGGTCCACACCATTGTCCGGGAGCAGGACCACAAAGCTCAGCTCCAGGCCCTCATAGGGCATCTCCAGCACCTGTGCCTGTACTTCATTCACGTGGGCGAGGTTAAATCTGTCTTCCTGACGCATCATCTGCActggtctctcttccttctgaacacacaaataaatggcaTAAAAGGTGTTATTCAGAGAGGTCAGAATGTTTCCATGTGAGCAGAAGTTAATGTCAGGAgtgttctcagcactcacagtgAAAACACTATATGTGGTCCAGTGAACACTTAGTCAATGTCTGCCAGCCTCTTCCtggtttcattaaaaaataattgttagggccgggcggtggtggcgcacgcctttaatccaagcactcgggaggaagaggcaggcagatctccgtgagttcgaggccagcctggtctacaaagggagttccaggacaggcttcaaagctacagagaaaccctgtctcgaaaaaaccaaaaaaaaaattgttagaaGTAGATATTGGACTGCTCTACATAGGGTTTCTAGAGTTGTGATAAAATAACATGAGCAGCAGTAGCAtaaggaaaagggtttatttcatcttacaactctcaGGGCACATTGcatccctgagggaagtcagagcaggaacgcAGGCTGAAGCCGTGGAGGGGGccgcttattggcttgttccccatggacTTCTTACCCAGCTTTCATACAGAGTCAtgactacccacagtgggctgggccaacACCAATAGCAAATCAAGAAATACCCAACAGAATTTCCTCTAGGTCAATCATATGGAGACAATTTCTCAGTGCAGAGTCCTTCATTTCTattggctctagcttgtgtcaaggtcaaaacaaaccaaaacttgCACAGGGATTTACTAGGGAAAGATGATGAATTATCCAGCAGGAAAAATGTGctgttaataatattaatattttaaagtcacaGTTGGATCTAAAGTGATCTACAAAGGGTCATGTTCCAAAGCCTTTGTCCACACGCTGGCATAATAACACAGACAGTAAATACTCtttttttgtatcattttttGTGGAGTTTAACCTTTCATTCAGAAAATTAAGTTTCAAATGGTTTTCTGTACTTAcctgttttccttcttcctgtacTGAGGTTCAAACCCAGCACCCCACAGGACATGCAGTCTCTGCCACTGAGCCCCAGAGCTACACATTCACAGCCGACTACAACTCTCAGTGTTATTTCTTCATCACACTGGCATGAACTTTTGGATAATGTTACTTACCAGACTTATCTTAAATGGCATTTCACGGGTGTCTTCTGTGTCAAACTCTTTATTCCATCTTCCTTTGAAATATAAGGTATTGACAagaaccagcctggtctctagaTCATCTGAGTCATTTGACAGCAACTCTGGAATTTTCCCTTTCGAGATAACAGAGACTTTATTCAGGTTCATTTAATACATGTATGGGAAATAAGTTGATGTGATATCTGGGCAGATCCAAGCAtcatgttttcaaattttgtgcTTGTggataaacatattttttttaaaaaaacaaataaaaaaacaatacccATGTTTGACTTGATGTCATGCCCACATGGCCAAGGTAAGGATTGTGAAAGACTTCTAAGACTGTTGGGAGTTGAGGACACAGGTTAAAGAATCCAAGGCTAACTCCAAAATAAACCAATTATATCttctttattataagggacaAACTCACGGAACAGAAATgagaagtccaacctcagctGTGTAGCGTgggaaccagagagagaaagagagagaaactgaatgctgggcagGTTGGCAGTTTTCTCTAGGAACCCAAAAGGTCACCCCCTAATTGATCCAATCCACAGAGGTTCCTCATcacctcctccttttgtctaaataagagagttccaaacccaatacaaaactatatacactaggaacagatatcaagtataaaattaggattacaaccagcataaacaatactaagcaagaaacacatgctaaatgttttaataaacattctatcctaaagtcttgcatcagaaatggcttggctaaatcaAACAAGGAAGGTAACCatgattatctaatcttcaaacTCACTGAagactgagaagggagataatattactggagtaggcaggaagtacaatcacaacttccaaaacatgcggtatatgacagagacaactggctacctgagcaatcagcCAAGGTCTCACTGGTGCATTTGGGTATTTGGGCACCGACCCTTCCCACCTGCGGCTCCAGCCAGCCACCACTAAGGATCTGTAATTTGCACtgacagaaggctctggattttctctttatCCAGGTCATCAACTTTTGAAATCACTTTGATTGCCTTAATGACTGCTCTTaatttaagcatatttttcagtGTCTCATGTGCTAAAACCAATTCGAACTGCTCAAAGCTTACATTTCCTGGGCACATGGCTACAACAGCGCCACCACAACCAGGAAGCTGAGTCTGGAGAATCACTAGAGTCCAGGAGTTCTGGATTACAGTGCGCTTTGTTGATGGGGCGTCTGCACTAATTTCGGCATCATAAGTCTCTCAAAGAGAGCAAGTGTGGGAAAAGCTGAAAAAAATGACTCCAGGatggaaaacaaagaagcagGAAATGTGGAAGGGGCCACAGGAGACCAAGGTTTCCCCTGGGTGCTAAGGTCAGTTGCCATCTTGATTGGATTTCGAAACGTCTAAGAGACATGTCTCTGCGCAGgtctgtgaggacatttctaAGTGAGAGGACGCTCCCCAGAGTGGGCAATGCCTTCCTCTGCTGCCCCGACTAAAGGACTGAGGGAGAAGCAGCACTgcttttgcctgcctgccttcagcCCTCGCTGCTGAGTGCGTCTGCACTGTTCACACCTCTGCACCTGCCATTTTCAGCTGACACTGGAGCCCAGTAGCTTTGGTCTTCATGTGGACCAAGACTAGTGCCTCTCTGGAATCCTCTATGCTTTCCATTCCAGGCTGAGACTGCTGAGGTCTCCAACCCCATAGATTGAGCAGCTACCAGATTCTCAGCCTCTCCACATGCAGATGGTTTTTGTGGGACTACTCAGTCAGTATTTTATATGCTAATCTACTGAATCCCCCTAGTAATACGTATtcattctgttcctctagaatACTCTGACTAATACACTACTGTTAGATACAGTGTCTCATCTAGCTCTCCATAGTCATGCCCAGTTTCAGCATAGCACAACACATCAGAGACTCAAGGACAGAAATAGTTTGTGAAGAAGGTATTGTTATCATATACTTTGGAGTGCTGTCCATCCCTGGAAGAGAtagtgcaggtcagaggacagattccCTTCTTCTGTTTAAAGAGCATCCTTTCAGCGTAGAAGAGAATTCTCGCTAACTTGCGATGTCAAGTGTGCCCAATAGGTAAAGACTACAATAAGAATTGTCAAATATTTGCTGAGTACACAtaaaagagagatggctcagaagttaagagcactgcgtACTCTTCCAAAGaccccgagttcaattcccagcatccatgtggtgactcacaactatctctaatgagatctggtaccctcttgaggaagagacctggtaaATGGTAATCATCAATTTAGACCATGAAATCTCATATGGACAAGTTCAATGAACTGCTATATAATGGGCTGCCCATACATGCTTCAGCATGACCAGGgtatatatttcatttcatttcagaaaaaagaaTGCATCCAGAGGCATCTGAAATGTTCAACTACCAGACAATGATCTCAATGATTTCAAAGACCAATTTTGGAGCATgtcatctctaaaataaaaacaaataaagttcAACCCCTATTGGGAGACTCATTGAGGTTAATGTAAGTGAGCAGGCCTGACAGTATCTCCAATGGAAGTCGTGTCTAGTTTTACCAAAATATAAGTAAGGACTCTGAAGCAGTAAATATGGAAGCAGAAACAGTGGTAGATGTGGTGGGAGCTCAGACAACACAGACTGCAGGAAGAACCAGCTCAGGGTAAAATTATGGGGGAGATCTCCACATGAATCTCCATCTCAGAGGTGGTGGAGTCACATGACCTGCCAACAGTAGGACCACTCCtgtcttctattttttattgtgacattatatatatatatatatatatatatgatgaattTCACAGATAGACCGATTCTAGATCCATACCAACAGCTCCTCTTCAAATACATTTTACTTAGGCAAAATGAAATTCATGCATGAACCATTAGCAGCCACACACAATGATATCTTTACACATGCTAATCTCTTCTGGCAAACACCTAAGCCACTACTGCCACATGTTAACTGATGAACTTTTTCCCAGAGTGCCTTCTTTCTGGATGAATGCCAAGCTGGAAAGGTAGGAACATGTTTTTCTCATGCTCTGCACTGCACTAGAATTGCAAATTTAACTGTTTTCATGTCAAGTGTGAGATCTATGCCCTAGTCCACAAGGCTTCAGACTACAAGTCCTTTCCCTGTACATTGACATCCTTTTTCCTCTAAACCTCTTTGAGAAGCCTAGGGTAGCCTCTTTGAGATTTGCCTACCCCAGCTTCccgaatgttgggattataggcatatccTACCACAGCCAAATAACCCCTTCTTATCACTGCTGACCCCACAGCAGCCACCCTTGCCTTCTAATGCAAACCGCTAAGACTGGAAAGTCAGGCCCATGATTTCTTATGACATTTGTATCAACCACTCTGTCCTGAAGAAATATACAAgtaactgtattttttaaatctaagagCCAGAATCAAACTTCCATGAATTCACTGACGTCTGAATTATACCACATATAATGATGTTAGTCTGCATTGCTTTAACTCTCTGAAATAACATGAGATTAgtccatgggggtggggagaagggaaaggtaagaaagaggagggaaggaagaagagggaggggtggaTGGAAAGGACAAGAATGTGAGTGTGAAATATCTTGAAATTCTGACCTTTAGTCTGTTTGGAGACCCACATGTTTATGTGCTTCCTGGACTTTTCTGGAGCTTTGGCAAAGGACAGCTGCTCCAGCTCCGAGTGGTAGAATCGAAGACAGGACTCCTTAAAGGTCTTTGGAGAGAAAAGTGATCAGAGAGGTAACACTGAAAATTAAAGTGTCAGCAAGAATCCCAACACTCTGAATACTAaggcattaaaaaataaactaaagtgAGTGTAGATATCACTTTAAGTAACAAATGTCTTCATGTACTAGGCCTTTGTTAGTGGGAATGaccagacataaataaataaaatttataagtgtcagatttaaaatatttcaaagtatcaTTATAGAATTGTCATCTTTGGGGAACGTTATGGAGTTGAGTTCCCCTATATAGCCtaccctgtcctggaattcatgaccctcctgtctcagcctcctaaatgcagATGTTACAGATGCACATCATAACATTAGCTAGAACTtgtctcttaattttttaaatttctctagaGTCCTTCAGTAGGAATCTTTAGCAATAAGTATTTGAATACAATTGATGTCATTCTACTGATACAACTTACTGGGAGGAATTCGTAAGTGATCTCTGCAAAGAGCCGGTTGGCCACTCTAAGCAAGTACTTTCTGCTGGGCTTGTTCAGATTACTGAGAAGCCTCTGGAAGCTTTGATGAATGCTGTCTTCTGTGTTTAAACAAAGTGCCTGTGGAGGAAAAGAATAGAACACTGTGAGCTCAGTGAGAAACATTTTGATTTCAAAGGAATTTTCAAGCTAAAGGGATGGCTCACATAATAAATTACATGAGTATAATACATAGGAAATTACATGAGTATCTAATGCAGGGTGGTGTGGGATTTAAAGAGATAGGATTATGAATTCACCTTCCTTgccaataaatattaaaaatatattgctttGAAAATAAGTTAGAACACAGCAACCCATGATTCATCTTTAGTTCCTGCCCCATGAAACAGGGTGTACGTATTCTGACCCTCACTGCTCGGCAACTCTAAGGCAAGTAAAACAGGTGTCAGGTGACAGGGAACTTACCTGAGACATCTGGACTGCAGTGTCTCCCTTCGCCCCCAAGAGGACCATAGCTAGAGCAGAGGAGATGCTCACAGGAGAATAACATACATTTTTCGAAGGGTTGTTTTGACAAAGGATCTTTAAAAGGTGGATGGCAAAGGTGCCGTTTGCTTCAGACAGAGTGTTCATGATGCAGAGTCTGGAGGCAAAGGAGAAATGGTACTCAGTACAGTGCTGGAGGTTCCCTGATCTGACTTGGGGAAATCTGGGACTCTACTCTTGGTTCTCATTTCAAAGCTCCTAAGTacttaatatttcaaatttaagTTTTATTCTCAGTCACAGTCCTTCCAATATTAAGGTTATTATCTAAGTGTAGTCAGGACAGCAGACCAAACTAGCATCTGTCCCATCTGCATATATAGAAGGTCAGATCATCAGGAGGGCACACACAGGACACTGCTGAGAGAGGGGGATTCTAGTCTCCTTCCATACagtccagtttctctctctgaagaTGGTAAAGTCaaggatgaagaaaagaagggataaaagaggaagggaagggaaaaaaaacagccATGAGCATCCAGATCGTCTGGCCTGTCTTCAGCAAAGCTgggttctgtgtgtgcctgtgaagaATCCTCTGAGATGTCCAGGTGTGCATTAGACAGTGTCTCCACATTTGCAGTTGCTGCAGGAAAGACCCTGAGATGTTGAATGAGACACTAAGACAATCTGGTGTCATCAGCTCTGCTGTGCAGCAGGAACCACCACCTGCAGTGGCTGCTCGGAGGGCAATGATCAGCTGATCCCACCAAGTCTGCTTCTCTGTTGAGCATGCCTCAGTCCCGGATAAATGGACAGCTTGGTCCAGACTAAATGGCTTCTCCTAACTTCCTAACAAAAATCCGAGTCCCTGCACATCCCATGACTGTGCGCTCCCTGTCACATGACCCTTGAGCACTGGAAGCTTGTTCCAGAATGCTTTCCACTGTGTTAAAATGCAGATCACACATCCTAGGCAGATTCACAACATCACAACTCAGACTTCTACCTTCCGCCTATGCAGAAAGACACAGCATCTTGAGAGAGCGCTCAGGTTATTTTATCCTTCCCCTAGTTCCCCCAAAACTCTTCAGGGAAGTTGGGGCTGCTTTGTTTCAATGACTTACCATCTGATCTTCTCATCTGACCTTTTTGCCACCCCTACATGCTTTCCCATCCTTATGTCCCTTTAAATTTAAATCTGGGTCCCCAAAGTGGTGTTTATTCCACTGAGAAAGTCATCTACCCCATCACTATCAGTGAGTTCAAGCTATTCAGTCATCTCTTTTTCAACCTCAGGGTCTCTGCTGTGTTagtctaatcctcctgcctcaaccattTCTTTATTCACTCCTAAGTGCACTCCTTTCTCTTACTGATGGTTCTCCCCACTATTTAAGTTCTCTGAAGGAATAGGAGATATCTGGCACCCTGATGCTAAGTGCTTGAAGCATGTTCAGGATAAATTTTGGGGTTA from Microtus pennsylvanicus isolate mMicPen1 chromosome 4, mMicPen1.hap1, whole genome shotgun sequence includes these protein-coding regions:
- the LOC142848793 gene encoding serpin B9-like translates to MNTLSEANGTFAIHLLKILCQNNPSKNVCYSPVSISSALAMVLLGAKGDTAVQMSQALCLNTEDSIHQSFQRLLSNLNKPSRKYLLRVANRLFAEITYEFLPTFKESCLRFYHSELEQLSFAKAPEKSRKHINMWVSKQTKGKIPELLSNDSDDLETRLVLVNTLYFKGRWNKEFDTEDTREMPFKISLKEERPVQMMRQEDRFNLAHVNEVQAQVLEMPYEGLELSFVVLLPDNGVDLSQVENNLTFETLTTWTKPDFMKSTMVEVFLPKFKLQEDYDMKSVFQHLGMVDVFQGGKADLSGMSPERDLCLSKFVHKTVVEVNEGGTEAAASSAGKDVFYCDCDDDDVVPTFCADHPFLFFIRHNKTNSLLFCGRFSSP